A stretch of the Archangium violaceum genome encodes the following:
- a CDS encoding HmuY family protein translates to MMKRIALVLCLTACGGDIQPEPGPDTQTPIDGTPTDWFRHTSQEDGTVITVVDATDGAAWRALDLDTRQTVEASSQANWDLSFQRFHIRTRGGVNGTGGVVVAVVTDPFESISTAPASGYREDVADGADTDSEPDNVFETEGGWYSYDVTTHTLSPRALTYVIRSDAGRYFKLQLQSYYDQAGSPAMLSFRWKQVEPPVQSPTP, encoded by the coding sequence ATGATGAAACGCATTGCCCTGGTGCTCTGCCTCACCGCATGCGGTGGAGACATCCAACCGGAGCCGGGCCCCGACACGCAGACGCCCATCGACGGCACGCCGACCGACTGGTTCCGCCACACCTCTCAAGAGGACGGAACGGTAATCACAGTCGTCGATGCAACCGATGGGGCAGCGTGGAGGGCCCTCGACCTCGACACGCGCCAGACCGTGGAGGCCTCCTCGCAGGCCAACTGGGATCTGTCCTTCCAACGCTTCCACATCCGGACGCGAGGGGGGGTCAACGGCACGGGAGGTGTCGTGGTGGCGGTGGTCACGGACCCCTTCGAGTCGATCTCCACAGCGCCCGCCTCGGGCTACCGGGAGGATGTCGCGGACGGTGCGGACACCGACAGCGAACCGGACAACGTCTTCGAAACGGAGGGCGGTTGGTACAGCTATGACGTGACCACCCATACGCTCTCACCGCGCGCCCTGACCTATGTCATCCGGAGCGATGCGGGCCGGTACTTCAAGCTTCAACTGCAGAGCTACTACGACCAGGCCGGCTCCCCCGCCATGCTCTCCTTCCGGTGGAAGCAGGTGGAGCCGCCGGTTCAATCCCCGACTCCCTGA
- a CDS encoding NADP-dependent oxidoreductase, whose translation MKAARIHGHGDFGNVVIEDIPTPQPGPDEVLIRVEAASLNPLDLLLLGGKRREVFPLSFPYTLGIDLAGTVEGAGPLAARWRKGDRVIARPDPVRGGTFARYAVVPATHVAAAPAHLSWEEAAGLPTAAGTAWQALFETAHLKRGQTVLIHAGAGGVGSFAVQLAKLAGARTLATASGSNVELVRRLGADEVIDYRTEDFSAKLSGVDVVLDTVGGETQQRSFPVLRAGGVLVSITTPPDEALAKAHAVSATRMSHKTDATRLGLISGLCDAGSLQVLVDRKHPLAEVELALRHQASGRARGKIILKPD comes from the coding sequence ATGAAGGCAGCCCGTATCCATGGCCATGGCGACTTCGGGAACGTGGTCATCGAGGACATCCCCACGCCGCAGCCCGGACCCGATGAAGTGCTGATCCGCGTCGAGGCGGCCAGCCTCAACCCGCTCGATCTCCTGCTCCTGGGGGGCAAGCGGCGCGAGGTCTTTCCCCTGTCCTTCCCCTACACGCTCGGTATCGATCTAGCCGGTACAGTCGAGGGCGCTGGCCCGCTCGCGGCGCGCTGGCGCAAGGGAGACCGGGTCATCGCGCGTCCGGATCCTGTGCGCGGGGGCACCTTCGCCCGATATGCCGTCGTTCCGGCGACGCATGTGGCCGCCGCTCCGGCCCACCTGTCATGGGAGGAAGCGGCCGGTCTGCCCACCGCGGCCGGTACCGCCTGGCAGGCCCTGTTCGAGACCGCCCACCTCAAGCGCGGTCAGACCGTGCTGATCCACGCGGGCGCGGGCGGCGTCGGCAGCTTCGCGGTGCAGCTCGCGAAGCTCGCGGGCGCCCGGACCCTCGCCACGGCGTCGGGCTCCAATGTGGAGCTCGTGCGGCGGCTCGGCGCGGACGAGGTGATCGACTACCGGACGGAGGACTTCTCCGCGAAGCTGTCCGGCGTCGACGTCGTGCTCGACACGGTCGGCGGGGAGACGCAACAGCGGTCCTTCCCGGTCCTCCGCGCGGGCGGCGTTCTCGTCAGCATCACCACACCGCCGGATGAGGCGCTGGCGAAGGCGCACGCGGTGTCGGCCACCCGCATGAGCCACAAGACCGATGCTACGCGCCTCGGCCTGATCTCCGGACTCTGCGACGCCGGCTCGCTCCAGGTCCTCGTGGACCGGAAACACCCGCTCGCGGAAGTGGAGCTCGCGCTTCGTCATCAGGCCTCGGGCCGAGCGCGCGGAAAGATCATCCTGAAGCCAGACTGA
- a CDS encoding HmuY family protein: protein MKNNIWKITLLTLSLTLGACDPSEPEPQPQQPPAEAPRCEASPVRCAEQGIDALNLLTTVSTGEIREEGTTPGEFHTYVDARAGGTSPKQSYTYARFTSEGLSRVEVDDQAALASTDWDIAFRRYNIRVNSGVSGPSCIAVARTPEGTTFDSVKAVDSTWEFRTENYFTESCEVISGEASLGSPETLLGGFWTYQACLAMTGDVFVVRLADGRHVKLEVTHYYDPSPQQTCNQTGEVPQPSGAAQIRVRWAFLP, encoded by the coding sequence ATGAAGAACAACATCTGGAAGATCACCCTCCTGACGCTCTCCCTGACGCTGGGGGCTTGCGACCCTTCGGAGCCCGAGCCCCAGCCCCAGCAGCCCCCGGCCGAGGCCCCGCGGTGCGAGGCGAGTCCGGTGCGCTGCGCCGAGCAGGGCATCGACGCGTTGAACCTGCTGACCACGGTGTCCACGGGAGAGATCCGTGAGGAAGGAACGACTCCGGGCGAGTTCCACACCTATGTGGATGCACGGGCGGGCGGGACCTCTCCCAAGCAATCCTATACCTACGCCCGCTTCACCTCCGAGGGACTGAGCCGGGTGGAGGTGGATGATCAGGCGGCCCTGGCCTCGACGGATTGGGACATCGCCTTCCGCCGCTACAACATCCGGGTGAACAGCGGCGTGTCCGGACCCTCGTGCATCGCGGTGGCCCGGACCCCAGAGGGCACGACCTTCGACTCGGTGAAGGCGGTGGATTCCACCTGGGAGTTCCGCACCGAGAACTACTTCACCGAGAGCTGCGAGGTCATCTCCGGAGAGGCTTCCCTCGGCTCACCCGAGACGCTGCTGGGCGGCTTCTGGACATACCAGGCCTGTCTGGCCATGACCGGCGACGTCTTCGTGGTGCGTCTGGCGGATGGGCGACATGTGAAGCTGGAGGTGACGCACTACTACGACCCGTCACCGCAGCAGACGTGCAATCAGACGGGCGAAGTGCCCCAGCCCAGCGGAGCGGCCCAGATTCGTGTCAGGTGGGCCTTCCTGCCGTGA
- a CDS encoding TonB-dependent receptor plug domain-containing protein, protein MRWHVWVLVWLVGAPALAQGNEPPVAVEGGTAEEPAAQQTVVTASRSVERLQDTPVAVEVITRKDIEATGARDLAEALGARPGLELRRSFAGTELRVQGMSPEYTLVLVDGERVTGRLGDALDFSRFSTEDIEQVELVRGPSSVLYGSDAVAGVINIITRKARRPLGATAQLSLGSLWQLEVDGTAETRGERAGMRLSGGFQRRNGYDLTPGTPATTGSSLEGYQVSWRGDMRATESFRLEASAGASRRVQRGVDEGAASALFDRASQNESYEATLSPSLVLSPTGTLHFSGRYSRFRHRYVLDQRNASVLDQVEETHEQMARVGVQLDQGLAQVHQLVVGVEAIGETLDSDRLAGAGRRGRVSLYGQDSWKTPLPVALHVVPGLRLDVDSEFGTVLTPRLAVRLEPVEALTVRASYGHAFRAPSFQEQLIDFENPSVGYVVAGNPTLRPEHSRGVTLSAEWRITSRGLLWTNLFRNDLSDMISVVQDERSPTLRFTYANISRATVQGAEVGWKQRLPLGAWLDVGYTLISARDIEEDRPLEGQSTHRLTTQLGMRYRPWKLEASLQGSLVGPRPYYQAPDGTARTVMAPAYATLDARLAYGVMETVRAFVAGRNLLNAGDSQYLPIQPRAFHAGLILEL, encoded by the coding sequence ATGCGCTGGCATGTATGGGTTCTCGTCTGGCTCGTGGGTGCGCCCGCGCTGGCACAGGGGAACGAGCCGCCCGTGGCCGTGGAGGGAGGGACCGCGGAAGAACCCGCGGCACAACAGACCGTGGTGACGGCGTCCCGCTCCGTGGAGCGGCTCCAGGACACGCCGGTGGCCGTCGAGGTCATCACCCGCAAGGACATCGAGGCGACGGGGGCGCGTGACCTGGCCGAGGCGCTGGGCGCACGTCCCGGCCTGGAGCTCCGGCGCAGCTTCGCGGGAACGGAGCTGCGGGTGCAGGGGATGTCACCCGAGTACACCCTCGTCCTGGTGGACGGCGAGCGCGTGACGGGGCGGCTGGGCGACGCCCTGGATTTCTCCCGGTTCTCCACGGAGGACATCGAGCAGGTGGAGCTCGTCCGGGGCCCGTCCTCGGTCCTCTATGGCAGCGACGCCGTGGCGGGGGTGATCAACATCATCACCCGCAAGGCGCGGCGTCCCCTGGGTGCCACGGCGCAGCTCTCTCTCGGCAGCCTGTGGCAGTTGGAGGTGGACGGCACCGCGGAGACACGGGGCGAGCGGGCGGGAATGCGGCTCAGTGGCGGATTCCAACGCCGCAATGGCTACGACCTGACTCCCGGCACTCCCGCGACCACGGGCAGCTCGCTCGAGGGCTACCAGGTCTCCTGGCGCGGAGATATGAGGGCCACGGAGTCGTTCCGGCTCGAGGCGAGTGCCGGTGCGTCCCGGCGGGTGCAGCGAGGCGTCGACGAGGGCGCGGCCAGCGCGCTGTTCGACCGCGCGAGTCAGAACGAGAGCTACGAGGCAACGCTGTCCCCCTCGCTGGTCCTCTCCCCCACCGGCACGCTCCATTTCTCGGGCCGCTACTCGCGCTTCCGCCATCGCTATGTGTTGGATCAACGCAACGCCTCCGTCCTGGATCAGGTGGAGGAGACGCACGAGCAGATGGCCCGGGTGGGCGTGCAGCTCGACCAGGGCCTGGCCCAGGTGCATCAGCTCGTGGTGGGCGTCGAGGCGATTGGCGAGACACTCGACTCCGACCGGCTGGCGGGCGCGGGCCGGCGCGGCCGTGTCTCGCTCTACGGACAGGACTCCTGGAAGACGCCCCTGCCGGTGGCGCTCCACGTCGTGCCCGGCTTGCGGCTGGATGTGGACTCGGAGTTCGGAACGGTGCTGACGCCCCGGCTCGCCGTGCGGCTGGAGCCGGTGGAAGCGCTCACGGTGCGCGCCAGCTATGGCCATGCGTTCCGGGCACCGAGCTTCCAGGAACAGCTCATCGACTTCGAGAACCCGAGCGTGGGGTACGTGGTCGCGGGCAATCCCACGCTGCGACCCGAGCACTCCCGGGGCGTGACCCTGTCCGCGGAGTGGCGGATCACCAGCCGCGGCCTGCTTTGGACGAACCTGTTCCGCAACGATCTCTCCGACATGATCTCCGTGGTGCAGGACGAGCGCTCCCCCACCCTGCGCTTCACCTACGCCAACATCTCGCGCGCGACCGTGCAGGGCGCGGAGGTGGGGTGGAAGCAACGGCTGCCACTCGGGGCCTGGCTGGACGTGGGCTACACGCTCATCAGCGCGCGGGACATCGAAGAGGACAGACCGCTCGAAGGGCAGAGCACGCACCGGCTTACCACTCAGCTCGGGATGCGCTACCGGCCCTGGAAGCTGGAGGCCTCCCTGCAGGGGTCGCTGGTCGGCCCCCGCCCCTACTACCAGGCTCCCGATGGGACGGCTCGAACGGTCATGGCTCCCGCCTACGCGACCCTGGACGCACGGCTCGCCTACGGCGTGATGGAGACGGTCCGGGCGTTCGTCGCCGGCCGCAACCTGCTGAACGCGGGGGATTCGCAATACCTGCCCATTCAGCCTCGCGCCTTCCACGCGGGGCTCATCCTCGAATTGTGA
- a CDS encoding ester cyclase — protein MKEKDTAPAQVTGLTATEQRSIETLYRAFNEQNPELLDEALSTDWKDIPLAPAQGPGPEGLKPIIKSFIAAFPDVQISIQEIIGAPGRAGVRALITGTHQGEWFGIAPTGKAIHIPIHEFHHLENGRISHTWHLEDWFGMLNQVGAWPAHATTPSEAVS, from the coding sequence ATGAAAGAGAAAGACACGGCGCCGGCCCAGGTGACAGGGCTGACAGCCACCGAGCAGCGCTCCATCGAGACACTCTACCGCGCGTTCAACGAGCAGAATCCCGAGCTTCTCGATGAAGCCCTGTCCACGGATTGGAAGGACATTCCGCTGGCACCCGCTCAGGGCCCGGGACCCGAGGGGCTCAAACCCATCATCAAGAGCTTCATCGCGGCGTTTCCCGATGTCCAGATCTCCATCCAGGAGATCATTGGAGCGCCCGGCCGGGCCGGCGTGCGCGCCCTCATCACCGGCACGCACCAGGGGGAATGGTTCGGCATCGCGCCCACCGGAAAGGCCATCCACATTCCCATCCACGAGTTCCACCACCTCGAGAACGGCCGGATCTCCCACACCTGGCATCTCGAGGATTGGTTCGGGATGCTCAACCAGGTCGGAGCCTGGCCCGCCCACGCCACCACCCCCTCGGAGGCCGTGTCATGA
- a CDS encoding nucleoside deaminase, producing the protein MRPEDTQHLMHAIDLARRARARGDDPFGAVLVDARGRVLLEGQNTVGTTGDCTGHAESNLMREATRRYRLEELAGSTLYASTEPCAMCAGAIFWGGVRRVVFALSSEELGQFTDPSEPALRMSCRDVFARGSEPTEVVGPVALPEAREVHEGYWK; encoded by the coding sequence ATGCGACCGGAGGACACGCAGCACCTGATGCATGCCATCGACCTGGCACGACGGGCACGAGCTCGGGGGGACGACCCCTTCGGCGCGGTGCTGGTGGACGCGAGAGGACGCGTCCTGTTGGAAGGGCAGAACACAGTGGGGACGACGGGGGACTGCACCGGCCACGCGGAGTCCAACCTCATGAGGGAGGCCACCCGGCGATACCGTCTCGAGGAGCTCGCTGGCTCCACCCTCTACGCCAGCACCGAGCCGTGCGCCATGTGCGCGGGCGCCATCTTCTGGGGCGGCGTGCGGAGGGTCGTCTTCGCGCTCTCCTCCGAGGAACTGGGCCAGTTCACCGACCCCTCCGAGCCCGCCCTTCGCATGTCCTGCCGCGACGTCTTCGCCCGCGGCTCCGAGCCCACCGAGGTGGTGGGCCCGGTGGCGCTGCCGGAGGCCCGTGAGGTGCACGAGGGCTACTGGAAGTAA
- a CDS encoding VWA domain-containing protein codes for MSFSLPQALVLLLPLGLFLWKLGRRPGPPMVLRWVLLVLGVGALAGPEWLLRHAGSDVVVVVDRSRSMPADAGRVASELVGLLESQRHTGDRVGVISFGREARVEQPLSEMGRFGGFTRPLDTEASDLSAALDAAGALIPPGRTGRVLVVSDGRATGADARGAARRLAARGIPVDFRHVAREDSPLDLAVLSLDVPAVVKVREPFQMTGVVQATAPVTGTVRLARNGRLLVKGPFEFHAGPNLLPLRDLVEEPGLVAYRLTVEASGDGVVENDVGQAVLRVEGPPRVLLLTDQPEGTLAKALRGAGLTLEVRAPFPVTLDALDGVGSVVLENVDANRLGEPGLLALASYVEQAGGGLVMTGGRSSFGEGGYRRSPVEPLLPVSLEMREEQRRTSLAMSVLMDCSCSMGVQVPDGRTKMELAAEGVVGALTLLNEKDEVSVHMVDTAVHEIFPMSPVEEGLPLDAVARGFSGGGGIYVGEALREGKSQILRSDKATRHVLLFSDAADSEEPDDYLRTLTQLQHEKVTVSVIGLGTEKDPDAALLKEIAAKGGGRAYFAEDATSLPRIFSQETLAVARATFVDEPATLEAAPDLPLLGKLPAMGLPQVGGYNLTYLRPRASVALRTLDDNAAPVLALWPRGSGRVVALMAEVDGEYTGELRAWSGLRAALEGLVRWTMGGAGEAGEAVARSERRGNLLRVTLDFAPGEALPGALPSLVLLPGDGRGAPVELPMRWEDEERVAAEYTLPGSGTWHPVVKLGSRVLRAPPVTLPYAPEFEPGSVKEGLEVLHGVAAVGGGVERLSMAGLFSEAPESEGRVALAPWLVGLAVAALLAEVAVRRFLSGPRPRRAVAPSMTAAVAVPGMPSHVQAPLPEAPADAAPPEQPTAERGVDSALEAARERARRRMGR; via the coding sequence ATGAGCTTCTCCCTCCCCCAGGCGTTGGTGCTCCTCCTCCCGCTGGGCCTCTTCCTGTGGAAGCTCGGCCGACGCCCGGGACCGCCCATGGTCCTGCGGTGGGTGCTGTTGGTGCTCGGGGTGGGCGCGCTCGCCGGCCCCGAGTGGCTGCTGCGCCACGCGGGCAGCGACGTGGTGGTGGTGGTGGACCGCTCGCGCTCCATGCCGGCCGACGCGGGACGTGTGGCCTCGGAGCTGGTGGGCCTGCTGGAGTCGCAGCGGCACACCGGTGACAGGGTGGGGGTCATCTCCTTCGGGCGCGAGGCCCGGGTGGAGCAGCCGTTGTCGGAGATGGGCCGCTTCGGCGGCTTCACCCGGCCCCTGGACACGGAGGCGTCGGACCTGTCGGCGGCGCTGGACGCGGCGGGCGCGCTCATTCCTCCGGGCCGCACCGGCCGCGTGTTGGTGGTGTCCGATGGACGGGCCACGGGCGCGGATGCCCGGGGCGCGGCGCGCAGGCTGGCGGCCCGGGGCATTCCCGTGGACTTCCGCCACGTGGCCCGCGAGGACTCGCCGCTGGACCTGGCCGTGCTCTCGCTGGACGTGCCGGCCGTGGTGAAGGTGCGGGAGCCCTTCCAGATGACCGGGGTGGTGCAGGCCACGGCGCCCGTCACCGGCACGGTGCGTCTGGCGCGCAATGGCCGCCTGCTGGTGAAAGGGCCCTTCGAATTCCACGCCGGGCCCAACCTGTTGCCCCTCCGTGACCTGGTGGAGGAGCCGGGCCTCGTGGCCTACCGGCTGACGGTGGAGGCCTCGGGGGACGGGGTGGTGGAGAACGACGTGGGGCAGGCGGTGCTGCGCGTGGAGGGTCCGCCCCGGGTGCTGCTGCTCACGGACCAGCCGGAGGGCACGCTCGCCAAGGCCCTGCGCGGCGCGGGGCTGACGCTGGAGGTGCGCGCTCCCTTCCCCGTGACGCTGGACGCGCTGGATGGCGTGGGCTCGGTGGTGCTGGAGAACGTGGACGCGAACCGGCTCGGCGAGCCGGGGTTGCTCGCGCTGGCCTCGTACGTGGAGCAGGCCGGTGGCGGACTGGTGATGACGGGGGGACGCTCCAGCTTCGGCGAGGGCGGTTACCGCCGCTCACCGGTGGAGCCCCTGCTTCCGGTGTCGTTGGAGATGCGCGAGGAGCAGCGCCGCACGTCCCTTGCCATGAGCGTGCTGATGGACTGCAGCTGCTCCATGGGCGTCCAGGTGCCGGATGGGCGCACGAAGATGGAGCTGGCCGCCGAGGGCGTGGTGGGCGCGCTCACGCTCCTCAACGAGAAGGACGAGGTGTCCGTGCACATGGTGGACACCGCCGTGCACGAAATCTTTCCGATGAGCCCGGTGGAGGAGGGGCTGCCGCTGGACGCGGTGGCGCGGGGCTTCAGCGGCGGCGGTGGCATCTACGTGGGCGAGGCGCTGCGCGAGGGCAAATCCCAGATTCTGCGCAGCGACAAGGCCACGCGGCACGTGCTGCTCTTCTCGGACGCGGCGGACTCGGAGGAGCCGGACGACTACCTGAGGACGCTGACACAATTGCAGCACGAGAAGGTGACCGTGTCCGTCATCGGCCTGGGCACGGAGAAGGACCCGGACGCGGCGCTGCTGAAGGAGATCGCCGCGAAGGGCGGCGGCCGTGCCTACTTCGCGGAGGACGCGACGAGCCTGCCGCGCATCTTCAGCCAGGAGACGCTCGCCGTGGCGCGGGCCACCTTCGTGGACGAGCCCGCCACGCTGGAGGCCGCGCCGGACCTGCCGCTGCTCGGCAAGCTGCCGGCGATGGGGCTGCCGCAGGTGGGCGGCTACAACCTCACGTACCTGAGGCCGCGCGCGAGCGTGGCCCTGCGCACGCTGGACGACAACGCCGCGCCGGTGCTGGCGCTGTGGCCGCGCGGCTCGGGGCGGGTGGTGGCCCTCATGGCGGAGGTGGATGGTGAATACACGGGCGAGCTGCGCGCCTGGAGCGGCCTGCGCGCGGCGCTGGAGGGCCTGGTGCGCTGGACGATGGGTGGCGCGGGCGAGGCGGGCGAGGCGGTGGCTCGCTCGGAGCGGCGGGGCAACCTGCTGCGGGTGACGCTGGACTTCGCGCCGGGCGAGGCGCTGCCGGGTGCGCTGCCCTCGCTGGTGCTGCTGCCGGGAGACGGCCGGGGCGCGCCCGTGGAGTTGCCCATGCGCTGGGAGGACGAGGAGCGGGTGGCGGCCGAGTACACGCTGCCGGGCAGCGGCACGTGGCACCCGGTGGTGAAGCTGGGCTCGCGGGTGCTGCGCGCCCCTCCGGTGACGCTGCCCTACGCGCCCGAGTTCGAGCCCGGAAGCGTGAAGGAGGGCCTGGAGGTGTTGCACGGGGTGGCGGCCGTGGGCGGCGGCGTGGAGCGGCTGTCCATGGCGGGCCTCTTCTCCGAGGCGCCCGAGTCCGAGGGCCGCGTGGCGCTGGCGCCCTGGCTGGTGGGACTGGCGGTGGCGGCGTTGTTGGCGGAGGTGGCGGTGCGCCGTTTCCT
- a CDS encoding MXAN_6640 family putative metalloprotease, with product MRLAPLLLLLSAGGASPANPSHEALGRELGALLQGGRPTEATADQPRFEPGEQVESVVSPGGLFRLHFSRSGPNAVTAADADGNGVPDSVDTVARTYDAVAVFYSGLGYRLPPEDSGGSGEHGGDGRFDVYLVDFAGRADGAFRVEGCLTTDMGCSGYMLQENDFAGYGYASYEQAVATLASHELFHAVQAAYRTGLGRVAEEGTAVWASERFAPELDDLERAAPAYLSLADRSLVVDPDGPAQSFSYGASLFFQFLSERLGEGVVLSMWEESVHAPSARWPALLETVLRRDWGMDFDTAFSEFAQWNLATGARAREGSGYARGADYSGLALTAKDLPVDEASVRVAAASTRYFEVAGGAESVSASFEPREGTDSAAVHLLVAAVNEHEVLRVARADGPGSLSAQVSARDATHVVVAVVNGRPEGDGRYGRLRISAASPDEEPARGCQAAPGPLPWALLLTATVWRRSRRRRTT from the coding sequence GTGAGGCTCGCCCCGTTGCTGCTCCTCCTGAGCGCCGGGGGCGCGAGCCCGGCCAATCCCTCACATGAGGCGCTCGGGAGGGAGCTGGGAGCATTGCTCCAGGGAGGCCGGCCCACCGAGGCCACGGCGGATCAGCCGCGCTTCGAGCCCGGCGAGCAGGTGGAATCGGTGGTGTCTCCCGGGGGTCTCTTCCGGCTCCACTTCTCGCGGAGTGGGCCCAACGCGGTCACGGCGGCGGACGCGGATGGGAACGGCGTTCCGGACTCCGTCGACACCGTGGCACGTACCTATGACGCCGTGGCTGTCTTCTACTCGGGGCTGGGCTACCGCCTGCCGCCCGAGGACTCCGGAGGGTCTGGCGAGCACGGCGGAGACGGACGCTTCGATGTCTACCTGGTGGACTTCGCCGGACGGGCGGATGGAGCCTTCCGGGTGGAAGGCTGTCTCACGACGGACATGGGTTGTAGCGGGTACATGCTCCAGGAGAACGACTTCGCTGGCTATGGCTATGCATCCTACGAGCAAGCCGTGGCCACGCTGGCGAGCCATGAGCTCTTCCACGCCGTGCAGGCCGCCTACCGCACCGGCCTGGGACGCGTGGCGGAGGAAGGCACGGCGGTCTGGGCCTCCGAGCGCTTCGCTCCCGAGCTGGATGACCTTGAGCGCGCCGCCCCGGCGTACCTGTCGCTCGCGGATCGCAGCCTGGTGGTGGACCCAGACGGACCAGCGCAGTCCTTCAGCTATGGCGCCTCGCTCTTCTTCCAATTCCTGAGTGAGCGCCTCGGAGAAGGAGTGGTGTTGTCGATGTGGGAGGAGAGCGTGCACGCGCCCTCCGCCCGCTGGCCGGCACTGCTGGAGACAGTCCTGCGCCGCGATTGGGGAATGGACTTCGACACCGCGTTCAGCGAGTTCGCGCAATGGAACCTGGCCACGGGCGCGCGAGCGCGAGAAGGGAGTGGGTACGCACGAGGCGCGGACTACTCCGGTCTCGCTCTCACGGCCAAGGACCTCCCGGTGGATGAGGCTTCGGTGCGGGTGGCGGCCGCATCGACCCGCTACTTCGAAGTGGCGGGCGGGGCGGAGAGCGTCTCGGCGTCCTTCGAACCCAGGGAGGGAACGGACAGCGCGGCGGTCCACCTGCTGGTCGCGGCGGTGAACGAGCACGAGGTGCTGCGGGTCGCCCGTGCGGACGGGCCAGGAAGCCTGTCCGCCCAGGTGTCTGCCCGGGATGCCACACACGTGGTGGTGGCTGTGGTGAACGGACGCCCGGAGGGAGACGGCCGGTATGGACGGCTGCGCATCTCCGCCGCGTCCCCGGACGAGGAACCCGCTCGTGGCTGTCAGGCCGCTCCAGGGCCACTCCCCTGGGCACTGCTCCTGACCGCAACCGTGTGGCGACGTTCCCGGAGGCGGCGCACAACCTGA
- a CDS encoding DUF6607 family protein, with the protein MSSACDPERDRAAILQMAGNYRVGFAFDETVGFSEGYTLHAPYRANATEWVEVLEDTPRKVSLQHVLMMERDGKRSTLKHWRQDWTFEDTTLLEFRGHRTWERRVLAPHEVACTWSQAVYEVDDGPRYEAHGRWTHAHGVSAWLSEETWRPLPRREYTKRSDYDVLVTTNRHALTPTGWVHEQDSLKVALGPTPHALAREHGLNVYTRQPADAASTGTSSAWKQTQGFWSEVRDEWEALFQTHPRFTLRDSVDGKPRYEHLFALEKNTAASERRERIRATLERFLETTVSARTAPAGE; encoded by the coding sequence GTGTCCTCCGCGTGCGACCCGGAGCGGGACCGGGCCGCCATCCTCCAGATGGCGGGCAACTACCGGGTCGGGTTCGCCTTCGACGAGACGGTGGGCTTCAGCGAGGGCTACACGCTCCACGCGCCCTACCGCGCGAACGCGACGGAGTGGGTGGAGGTGTTGGAGGACACGCCCCGGAAGGTGTCGCTCCAGCATGTCCTGATGATGGAGCGGGACGGCAAGCGCTCGACCCTGAAGCACTGGCGGCAGGACTGGACCTTCGAGGACACCACGCTGCTGGAGTTCCGCGGGCACCGGACGTGGGAGCGCCGCGTCCTGGCGCCTCACGAGGTGGCGTGCACGTGGAGTCAGGCCGTGTACGAAGTGGACGATGGACCCCGGTACGAGGCCCACGGACGGTGGACCCACGCCCACGGCGTGTCCGCCTGGCTGTCCGAGGAGACGTGGCGGCCCCTGCCCCGCCGCGAGTACACGAAGCGCAGTGACTACGACGTGCTCGTCACCACCAACCGGCATGCCCTGACGCCCACGGGATGGGTGCATGAGCAGGACAGCCTCAAGGTGGCGCTCGGCCCGACCCCGCATGCCCTGGCACGGGAGCACGGACTCAATGTCTACACACGCCAGCCGGCCGACGCGGCCTCCACCGGGACGAGCTCCGCCTGGAAGCAGACACAGGGCTTCTGGAGCGAGGTTCGTGACGAGTGGGAGGCCCTCTTCCAGACCCACCCGCGCTTCACCCTGCGGGACAGCGTCGACGGCAAGCCTCGCTACGAGCACCTCTTCGCGCTCGAGAAGAACACGGCGGCCTCCGAACGGCGTGAGCGGATCCGCGCGACGCTCGAGCGCTTCCTCGAAACCACGGTGAGTGCCAGGACAGCTCCCGCTGGCGAGTAG